The Thalassotalea sp. 273M-4 genome includes a region encoding these proteins:
- the fabG gene encoding 3-oxoacyl-ACP reductase FabG has translation MSQIFSLEGKIALVTGASRGIGKAIAEQLVSQGATVIGTATSANGADNISAYLGDNGKGYELNVTDAGSIEALFSAIKDDFGGVDILVNNAGITRDNLMMRMKDSEWDDIIDTNLSSLFKITKHVMRTMMKKRHGRIINIGSVVGSMGNAGQVNYSTAKAGLLGFTKSLAKEVASRGITVNAVAPGFIDTDMTKELNDEQKQAIFSQVPANRLGKPEEIANTVVFLASDAAAYINGETIHVNGGMYMV, from the coding sequence ATGTCTCAAATTTTTTCACTAGAAGGCAAAATTGCCTTAGTTACTGGCGCCAGCCGCGGCATTGGTAAAGCCATTGCAGAACAACTTGTTAGCCAAGGTGCTACCGTTATTGGTACGGCTACATCTGCAAATGGTGCTGACAATATCAGCGCTTATTTAGGTGATAACGGTAAAGGTTACGAGCTCAATGTGACTGATGCTGGCTCTATTGAAGCGCTATTTTCTGCTATTAAAGACGATTTTGGTGGCGTTGACATCTTGGTCAATAATGCTGGGATCACACGTGATAATCTGATGATGCGAATGAAAGATTCAGAGTGGGACGATATTATTGATACCAATTTATCGTCATTATTTAAAATCACCAAGCATGTTATGAGAACAATGATGAAAAAGCGTCATGGGCGCATTATCAACATTGGCTCTGTTGTTGGCTCTATGGGCAATGCTGGTCAAGTTAACTATTCAACCGCTAAAGCAGGCCTACTTGGTTTTACCAAATCGTTAGCAAAGGAAGTCGCTTCTCGTGGCATCACTGTTAACGCCGTTGCGCCAGGCTTTATCGATACCGATATGACCAAAGAGTTAAACGACGAACAAAAACAAGCCATCTTCTCACAAGTACCGGCTAATCGTTTAGGGAAACCTGAAGAGATTGCTAATACCGTGGTGTTTTTGGCATCAGATGCTGCAGCTTACATTAACGGTGAAACGATTCACGTTAATGGTGGCATGTACATGGTTTAA
- a CDS encoding HD domain-containing protein → MFNNSVESQLYDFISQEMKQDLAHDLNHVLRVVKTAKHLCQQERSEPLVVIPSAYLHDCFSFSKNHPSKHLSSLNAADKAIRFLESIHYPRQYLPEIHHAIVAHSYSANVEAKTLEAKIVQDADRLDALGAIGIARCIQVSVKLNRPLYSVQDPFCDSRDPDDAQYTIDHFFTKLLKLPALMHTRAGKKEAKKRADWMKMYLAQLQVEVEPS, encoded by the coding sequence ATGTTTAATAACAGCGTTGAAAGCCAGCTATATGATTTTATTAGCCAAGAAATGAAGCAAGATTTAGCCCACGATTTAAATCATGTTTTACGTGTGGTAAAAACAGCAAAACACTTATGTCAGCAAGAGCGATCTGAACCCTTAGTCGTTATCCCCTCAGCATATTTACATGATTGTTTTTCCTTTAGCAAAAATCATCCAAGTAAGCATTTAAGTTCGTTAAATGCAGCCGATAAGGCGATTCGTTTTTTAGAGTCGATTCATTATCCAAGGCAATATTTACCAGAAATCCATCATGCGATTGTCGCTCACAGTTATAGTGCTAACGTTGAAGCTAAAACGTTAGAAGCAAAAATCGTACAAGATGCTGACAGGTTAGATGCCTTAGGCGCGATCGGAATTGCTCGATGTATTCAAGTTAGCGTCAAGCTCAATCGGCCTTTATATAGCGTGCAAGACCCTTTTTGTGATTCGCGAGACCCTGATGATGCGCAATATACTATTGATCATTTTTTTACCAAGTTATTAAAGTTACCCGCATTGATGCATACCAGAGCCGGTAAAAAAGAAGCCAAAAAAAGAGCTGATTGGATGAAAATGTATTTAGCGCAACTACAGGTTGAAGTTGAACCTAGTTAA
- a CDS encoding beta-ketoacyl-ACP synthase III, translating to MYAKIVGTGSYFPEQVRTNADLEKILDTSDEWITERTGIKERRISAEHENVAYMGAKAAEKALEMAGIDKKDLDMIVMGTTSSHVDLPSAACYLQKYLGTPHIPAFDVAAACSGFIFSLSVADQYIKSGMAKRVLVVGSDALSHMCDPSDRGTYILFGDAAGAVILEANEESGIISTHLHSDGDYGALLGADSPKRGDLLTEEKAYIYMKGNEVFKFAVTRLSEIVTETLAHNKMDKSDIDWLVPHQANLRIIQAAAKKLSLPMSQVVVTLDKHGNTSAATIPTALDEAVRDGRIKRGQTILMEAFGSGFTWGSALVKF from the coding sequence ATGTATGCAAAAATTGTGGGTACCGGCAGTTACTTTCCTGAACAGGTAAGGACGAATGCCGACCTAGAAAAAATTCTCGATACCAGTGATGAGTGGATTACTGAACGCACGGGTATTAAAGAGCGTCGTATTTCAGCCGAACATGAAAACGTCGCTTACATGGGGGCAAAAGCCGCAGAGAAAGCCCTTGAAATGGCCGGCATTGATAAAAAAGATCTGGATATGATAGTGATGGGAACCACCAGTTCTCATGTTGATTTACCCAGCGCCGCTTGTTATTTACAAAAATATTTAGGCACGCCACACATTCCTGCATTTGACGTTGCCGCCGCCTGTTCTGGTTTTATCTTTAGTTTAAGTGTCGCCGATCAATACATTAAATCGGGTATGGCAAAGCGTGTATTAGTCGTAGGTTCCGATGCCTTATCGCATATGTGTGATCCAAGTGACCGTGGTACCTACATTCTCTTTGGCGATGCTGCTGGTGCTGTTATTCTAGAAGCCAATGAAGAGTCAGGGATTATTTCGACCCATCTTCATTCTGATGGAGACTACGGTGCTTTACTTGGTGCAGATTCGCCTAAACGTGGTGATTTATTAACAGAAGAAAAAGCCTACATATACATGAAAGGCAATGAAGTGTTTAAATTTGCCGTAACCCGTTTAAGCGAAATCGTCACCGAAACTCTGGCTCATAATAAGATGGATAAGTCCGACATTGACTGGCTGGTTCCTCACCAAGCTAACCTTCGAATAATTCAAGCCGCGGCGAAAAAGTTGTCCTTGCCGATGAGTCAAGTTGTTGTCACGTTAGATAAACATGGCAATACATCAGCGGCGACAATCCCAACAGCGTTAGATGAAGCGGTACGAGATGGTCGGATCAAACGTGGCCAAACAATTTTAATGGAAGCCTTTGGTAGTGGTTTTACCTGGGGTTCTGCATTAGTTAAATTTTAA
- the rpmF gene encoding 50S ribosomal protein L32, producing the protein MAVQKSKKSRSRRGMRRSHDALTAENLSVDSVSGETHRRHHVTADGFYKGVKVIAK; encoded by the coding sequence ATGGCCGTACAGAAAAGTAAAAAGTCTCGTTCAAGACGTGGCATGCGCCGTTCACACGATGCGTTAACAGCAGAAAACTTATCAGTAGATAGCGTTTCTGGCGAAACTCATCGTCGTCACCACGTAACAGCCGATGGCTTTTACAAAGGTGTCAAAGTTATCGCTAAATAA
- a CDS encoding TonB family protein, producing MKYFISIILGACISFLLFAIMATLIATDEVYIEPPPDYPIIDIVKIKKNEKMREKQRILNPPPPPPPKRPDASANIRFVNKPAKKVKAHIAVPEIKFSKSLEAQSFAINIIPNSDATPIYRALPKFPPNAAENNITGWVKLKFSISRLGTVEDVEVLESSPELIFDQAAIDALNRWKYKAKIVDGKTVKQESLVVRIDFNKKSHRTLY from the coding sequence ATGAAATACTTTATCTCAATTATTCTAGGAGCTTGTATCTCCTTCTTACTGTTTGCAATTATGGCAACCTTAATTGCGACGGACGAGGTATATATTGAACCACCACCGGATTATCCGATTATTGACATTGTAAAAATTAAAAAAAATGAAAAAATGCGAGAAAAACAACGCATTTTAAATCCACCACCACCACCACCGCCAAAACGCCCAGATGCAAGTGCTAATATTCGTTTCGTTAACAAGCCTGCAAAGAAGGTAAAAGCACATATTGCGGTGCCCGAAATTAAATTCTCCAAATCTCTAGAAGCGCAAAGTTTTGCTATCAATATTATTCCTAACTCTGACGCGACCCCTATTTATCGGGCGCTTCCCAAATTTCCACCTAATGCCGCCGAAAATAACATTACAGGCTGGGTAAAATTAAAATTTTCCATTAGTCGACTTGGCACGGTGGAAGATGTTGAGGTACTGGAATCGTCACCAGAGCTGATATTTGATCAAGCGGCAATCGATGCCTTAAATCGCTGGAAATACAAGGCTAAAATAGTGGATGGCAAAACCGTAAAACAAGAAAGTCTGGTGGTTCGAATTGATTTTAATAAGAAATCACACAGAACGTTATATTAA
- a CDS encoding MAPEG family protein — MEHSTFVTGFYAGIIAILHLGLSFRVIGLRRSLKIGIGDGGNKTLAKAIRVHGNFIEHVPVALILLILFELAYLNPLYVHILGGVLVASRALHAVGLGKSVGVSWQRFIGTLGTFLVILMTGMGLILAQM, encoded by the coding sequence ATGGAACATTCTACTTTTGTTACCGGCTTTTATGCTGGCATTATTGCAATTTTACACCTTGGCTTATCATTTCGTGTGATAGGTCTTCGCCGCTCATTAAAAATAGGAATTGGTGATGGTGGCAATAAAACATTAGCCAAAGCAATTCGTGTGCATGGCAACTTTATTGAACACGTACCTGTAGCCCTTATTTTATTGATTTTATTTGAATTAGCTTATTTAAATCCATTGTACGTTCACATTTTAGGCGGGGTTTTAGTCGCCTCTAGAGCCTTACATGCCGTTGGTCTTGGTAAGTCTGTGGGTGTCAGCTGGCAACGATTTATCGGTACTCTTGGCACTTTCTTAGTTATTTTAATGACCGGAATGGGGTTGATTCTGGCGCAAATGTAG
- the fabD gene encoding ACP S-malonyltransferase → MNNNLAFVFPGQGSQSLGMLADLADNPVVIACFKEASDALGYDLWDVIQNDPKGELNQTHVTQPALLTASVAIWRAWQEQGGETPSVLAGHSLGEYSALVCAGVIRLSDGVKLVEKRGNYMQEAVPAGVGAMYAIIGLADDAIIDACEKAAQNEVVSAVNFNSPGQVVIAGNKAAVERAGELCKEAGAKRALPLPVSVPSHCALMKPAADKLAADLQAIDFNAPTIPVINNVDVSMESNGDNIKNALIRQLYSPVRWTETVETMAQMSIDTVVEAGPGKVLQGLIKRTNKQLSCVSVNSADTLSNALEN, encoded by the coding sequence ATGAATAATAATTTAGCCTTTGTATTTCCAGGGCAAGGTTCACAAAGCCTTGGAATGTTGGCAGACTTAGCCGATAATCCTGTGGTTATTGCGTGCTTTAAAGAAGCGTCAGATGCTTTAGGTTATGATTTATGGGACGTTATTCAAAACGATCCCAAAGGTGAATTAAACCAAACTCACGTCACTCAACCTGCATTATTAACAGCCAGTGTCGCTATTTGGCGTGCATGGCAAGAGCAGGGGGGCGAGACCCCAAGCGTATTAGCAGGTCATTCTTTAGGTGAATACTCCGCTCTTGTCTGTGCCGGTGTTATTCGTTTAAGTGATGGCGTTAAGCTTGTTGAAAAACGTGGTAACTACATGCAAGAAGCTGTCCCTGCCGGTGTGGGTGCTATGTATGCCATTATTGGTTTGGCCGATGATGCCATTATTGATGCATGCGAAAAAGCCGCGCAAAACGAGGTCGTTTCAGCGGTTAACTTTAATTCACCTGGTCAGGTGGTTATCGCTGGAAATAAAGCCGCTGTTGAGCGCGCGGGTGAATTATGTAAAGAAGCCGGTGCTAAGCGCGCTTTGCCATTACCGGTTAGTGTACCGTCGCACTGCGCGTTAATGAAACCGGCAGCTGATAAACTGGCAGCCGATCTACAAGCCATCGATTTTAATGCCCCTACAATACCTGTCATTAATAATGTTGATGTCAGCATGGAATCTAATGGCGATAACATTAAAAATGCCCTTATTCGTCAATTGTACAGCCCTGTACGTTGGACTGAAACGGTCGAAACAATGGCACAAATGTCAATTGACACTGTGGTAGAAGCAGGTCCTGGTAAAGTATTACAAGGTCTTATCAAACGAACTAATAAACAATTATCGTGTGTATCGGTAAATAGTGCTGATACATTATCGAATGCACTTGAGAACTAA
- the acpP gene encoding acyl carrier protein — MSTIEERVKKIIVEQLGVKEEEAKNEASFVDDLGADSLDTVELVMALEEEFDTEIPDEEAEKITTVQAAIDYVSANS; from the coding sequence ATGAGTACTATCGAAGAACGCGTAAAAAAAATCATTGTAGAACAATTAGGTGTTAAGGAAGAAGAAGCTAAAAACGAAGCATCTTTTGTTGATGATTTAGGTGCAGATTCTCTAGATACAGTAGAATTAGTTATGGCTCTTGAAGAAGAGTTCGACACAGAAATCCCTGATGAAGAAGCTGAGAAAATCACTACTGTGCAAGCAGCAATTGATTACGTTTCTGCAAACAGCTAA
- a CDS encoding glycoside hydrolase family 2 TIM barrel-domain containing protein yields MNSTLNTQSSVVKIVKQNSAFSLLVNGLPFVVKGAGVGDTSKIVSLANAGGNSFRTWSTDDAEQQLALAKEHGLMVALGFDFGKELFGFDYNNEAEVKAQFERIKDDVQKYKNHPNLLCWVVANEPNLLFDKQGNLDFVNPKVYDAIEQVVRYIHQNDPNHPVTYTFAGIEPEHVKVALERTPSIDFVSVQVYGLLEQLHPLLQQAKIEKPVMVTEYGPVGHWEMPATTWGREIEEPSWVKAQNLKTRIEQNIIDDPSGLVIGNYVFYWGQKQERTPTWYGMFTKDNLATSSVDVMSEIWTEKTPRHQAPKVVAITLNDHHPIDSVYLMPATINSAQLVVDAINLENLKFSWQLLREVDERSDGGAFEAEPPKLEFTMLNQYQSSFLAGRIEFICPKEPGEYRLFGYVKDKMGKVGYANFPFYVSPSQ; encoded by the coding sequence ATGAATTCAACCCTAAATACCCAGTCAAGTGTGGTTAAAATAGTAAAACAAAATAGCGCATTTTCGCTATTGGTTAATGGCCTTCCTTTTGTGGTCAAAGGGGCAGGGGTTGGTGATACCAGTAAAATAGTCAGTTTAGCCAACGCCGGTGGGAATAGTTTTCGCACATGGAGCACTGACGATGCAGAGCAGCAATTAGCATTAGCCAAAGAACATGGTTTGATGGTGGCGCTTGGGTTTGATTTTGGCAAAGAATTATTTGGTTTTGATTATAATAACGAAGCCGAGGTTAAAGCTCAGTTTGAACGCATTAAAGACGATGTGCAAAAATACAAAAATCACCCTAATTTATTGTGTTGGGTGGTGGCTAACGAGCCTAATCTACTCTTTGATAAGCAAGGCAACCTCGACTTCGTTAATCCAAAAGTGTACGACGCCATTGAACAAGTGGTGCGGTATATTCACCAAAATGATCCGAATCATCCTGTAACCTATACCTTTGCTGGCATTGAACCCGAGCATGTCAAAGTCGCACTAGAGCGTACCCCAAGCATTGATTTTGTTTCCGTTCAAGTATATGGGTTATTAGAGCAGCTGCATCCCTTGTTGCAACAAGCTAAAATAGAGAAACCAGTGATGGTCACCGAATATGGCCCCGTTGGTCATTGGGAAATGCCGGCGACAACATGGGGGCGTGAAATCGAAGAACCGAGTTGGGTTAAAGCGCAGAATTTAAAAACGCGTATTGAGCAAAATATCATTGATGATCCAAGTGGCTTGGTGATTGGTAATTATGTCTTTTATTGGGGGCAAAAACAGGAAAGAACTCCTACTTGGTATGGTATGTTTACCAAAGATAATCTGGCGACCTCATCGGTCGATGTAATGAGTGAAATCTGGACCGAGAAAACACCGCGACATCAAGCCCCAAAAGTCGTTGCTATCACTTTAAATGATCATCACCCTATCGATAGTGTATATTTGATGCCAGCAACTATTAATAGCGCTCAGTTGGTTGTTGATGCGATCAATCTTGAAAACCTAAAGTTTTCTTGGCAATTGCTCAGAGAAGTCGATGAGCGCAGCGATGGCGGTGCCTTTGAAGCTGAGCCACCTAAGCTTGAATTTACCATGCTTAATCAATATCAATCGTCTTTCTTAGCAGGGCGTATTGAGTTTATTTGCCCAAAAGAGCCAGGGGAATATCGCTTATTTGGTTACGTAAAAGATAAAATGGGTAAAGTTGGTTATGCCAATTTTCCTTTTTATGTGTCGCCATCACAATGA
- the yceD gene encoding 23S rRNA accumulation protein YceD yields MQNLKLPVTIDPYKSAQRRLVCDGFFESVGLKRLLDESEKAHEHVNVIMKFEVDEQGLVLITGEASTSVSLICQRCNHSYEQELAVKFAFSPVKNEEDAEHLPSDYDAIELDENGEVNLRDLVEDELILALPLIPKHEPSDCSGDSDSSWGKLPDTLEKPNPFDVLKQLK; encoded by the coding sequence ATGCAGAACCTTAAACTTCCAGTGACAATTGACCCGTACAAAAGTGCCCAACGCAGGTTGGTGTGCGATGGTTTTTTTGAATCTGTTGGATTAAAAAGATTGCTAGATGAGTCTGAAAAGGCCCATGAGCATGTAAATGTAATAATGAAATTCGAAGTTGATGAACAAGGCTTGGTGCTGATCACCGGTGAAGCATCAACCTCAGTCTCATTAATATGTCAGCGTTGTAATCATAGTTATGAGCAGGAATTAGCAGTTAAATTTGCTTTCTCTCCTGTAAAGAACGAAGAAGATGCAGAGCACTTGCCTTCTGATTATGATGCGATTGAACTCGATGAAAATGGTGAAGTAAATTTACGCGATTTAGTGGAAGATGAGTTAATTCTCGCTCTACCGCTAATCCCGAAACATGAACCTAGTGATTGTTCAGGAGACTCTGACAGTTCTTGGGGGAAGTTACCGGATACGCTTGAGAAACCGAATCCATTTGATGTATTGAAACAACTCAAGTAA
- the adk gene encoding adenylate kinase → MRIILLGAPGAGKGTQAQFLMEKYSIPQISTGDMLRAAIKAGTELGLEAKKVMDAGQLVSDDLIIGLVKERISQDDCKDGFLLDGFPRTIPQANAMKENGISIDNVIEFDVADEIIVERMGGRRVHPGSGRVYHIVYNPPKVEGKDDVTGDDLVIRPDDEESTVRKRLAIYHEQTKPLVDFYQQDAQAGNCQYITIDGTLPVDQVSETLAAKLD, encoded by the coding sequence ATGCGCATTATTTTATTAGGTGCTCCAGGTGCAGGTAAGGGTACCCAAGCTCAATTTTTGATGGAAAAATATTCCATCCCTCAAATCTCTACGGGTGATATGCTTCGAGCTGCCATCAAAGCTGGCACAGAACTTGGTTTAGAAGCTAAAAAAGTGATGGATGCTGGTCAGCTGGTTTCTGATGATTTGATTATTGGCTTGGTAAAAGAGCGTATTTCTCAAGATGATTGTAAAGACGGTTTCTTATTAGATGGTTTCCCAAGAACCATTCCTCAAGCTAACGCGATGAAAGAAAACGGTATCAGTATTGATAACGTTATTGAGTTTGACGTTGCTGATGAGATCATCGTCGAGCGTATGGGCGGTCGTCGTGTTCACCCAGGTTCTGGTCGTGTTTATCATATTGTTTACAATCCACCTAAAGTTGAAGGCAAAGATGATGTAACTGGTGACGACTTGGTGATTCGCCCAGATGATGAAGAATCTACGGTTCGTAAGCGTTTGGCTATTTATCATGAACAAACCAAACCATTAGTCGATTTCTATCAACAAGATGCTCAAGCTGGCAATTGTCAATACATTACGATTGATGGCACCTTACCTGTTGACCAAGTAAGTGAAACGTTAGCTGCTAAGTTAGATTAA
- a CDS encoding nucleoside triphosphate pyrophosphatase, with protein MSKLVLGSTSVFRKALLEKFNLTFECAKPDIDETPLENELPEYLVARLASEKAEAVAKEFSEHLIIGSDQVAVCDGNILGKPGNFNNAVKQLTSFSGKTVTFLTGLCLLNTSNGNKQVIVEPFQVVFRDLTIDEIENYVSAEQPFDCAGSFKSEGLGICLFKRLIGDDPNTLIGLPLIRLNALLRNEGFDVLEKNRRGMY; from the coding sequence ATGAGCAAGTTAGTTTTAGGTTCAACATCGGTATTTCGTAAGGCTTTATTGGAAAAGTTTAATCTTACTTTTGAATGTGCAAAACCTGATATTGATGAAACCCCTCTTGAAAACGAATTACCTGAGTACTTAGTTGCTCGCCTAGCCAGTGAAAAAGCCGAAGCCGTCGCTAAAGAATTCAGCGAACATCTGATTATAGGCTCTGACCAAGTGGCTGTTTGCGATGGTAATATATTAGGTAAACCGGGTAACTTTAATAACGCAGTCAAACAATTGACCTCATTTAGTGGCAAAACCGTCACCTTTCTTACCGGTTTGTGTTTATTAAATACCAGCAATGGTAATAAGCAAGTCATCGTTGAACCCTTTCAAGTTGTATTTAGAGACTTAACCATCGATGAAATTGAAAATTACGTATCGGCTGAGCAACCTTTTGATTGTGCAGGTAGCTTTAAAAGTGAAGGTTTGGGTATTTGCTTGTTTAAACGATTGATAGGTGATGATCCAAATACTTTGATTGGACTGCCATTAATTCGTCTTAATGCCTTATTACGCAATGAAGGTTTTGATGTTTTAGAAAAAAACCGACGTGGTATGTATTAA
- the aqpZ gene encoding aquaporin Z has protein sequence MSLSKKLLAEFLGTFWLVLGGCGSAVLAAAFPDVGIGLLGVSLAFGLTVLTMAFAIGHISGCHLNPAVSFGLWSGGRFSGTEIAPYILAQVAGGIAGAAILFVIASGQMGFEASSGFASNGYGEHSPGNYGLVAALVTEIVMTFFFVMIILGATDKRAPQGFAPIAIGLALTLIHLISIPVTNTSVNPSRSTGVAIFQGDWALSQLWLFWLAPLVGAVLAGVVYRFFESE, from the coding sequence ATGTCGCTATCAAAAAAACTTTTAGCTGAATTTCTCGGGACCTTCTGGCTGGTTCTAGGAGGTTGTGGTAGTGCGGTTCTGGCCGCCGCCTTTCCTGATGTTGGCATCGGTTTATTAGGTGTTTCACTCGCATTTGGTTTGACGGTTCTAACGATGGCCTTCGCCATTGGCCATATTTCTGGCTGTCACTTAAATCCGGCCGTGTCGTTTGGTTTATGGTCTGGAGGTCGATTTTCTGGGACTGAAATAGCGCCCTATATTCTCGCTCAAGTCGCGGGAGGTATTGCGGGTGCGGCTATTTTGTTTGTTATCGCCAGTGGGCAAATGGGCTTTGAAGCCTCTTCAGGTTTTGCATCGAACGGTTATGGCGAACACTCGCCAGGGAACTATGGTTTAGTGGCCGCGCTCGTTACGGAAATTGTTATGACCTTTTTCTTTGTGATGATTATCCTTGGAGCAACCGACAAACGGGCGCCACAAGGATTTGCTCCTATTGCTATCGGTTTAGCTTTAACGCTAATACACTTAATAAGTATTCCGGTTACCAATACGTCGGTCAATCCTTCAAGAAGTACTGGCGTAGCAATATTTCAAGGGGACTGGGCCTTGTCGCAATTGTGGTTATTCTGGTTAGCGCCCCTTGTTGGCGCTGTCTTAGCTGGAGTGGTTTACCGATTTTTTGAAAGCGAGTGA
- the plsX gene encoding phosphate acyltransferase PlsX → MGGDRGPLITIPAAILAVQNNPQLRLILCGDEEIIYSHLKTHLNEDHTRISILHCTESVAMDEKPSSALRTKKDSSMRKALDLVRDGKAQACVSAGNTGALLLMAHYVLKMLPDIERPALISQIPITDSPNHAFMLDLGANVFCDSNTLFQFAVMGSVLAEEVDDIERPKIALLNMGEEDIKGSDHIKQTANLLKDHPELNYVGFIEGDDIFSGKADVIVCDGFVGNIALKTCEGVAKLVMKKVLKIINESKFTRILGILLNPTLKKIVKRLNPDQYNGASLIGLRGIVVKSHGNANKSAFYNAILEAVKEVERQVPEKIKNKMEQSLLKRS, encoded by the coding sequence ATGGGGGGCGATCGAGGCCCCCTTATAACAATCCCCGCTGCAATCTTAGCAGTACAAAATAATCCACAACTTCGTCTTATCCTCTGTGGCGACGAAGAAATCATTTATTCCCATTTAAAAACTCACCTTAACGAAGACCATACTCGCATCTCAATCTTACATTGCACCGAATCGGTTGCGATGGACGAAAAACCCAGTTCGGCGTTACGTACTAAAAAAGATTCTTCAATGCGAAAAGCGCTCGACCTTGTGCGTGATGGCAAAGCTCAGGCCTGTGTCAGTGCCGGTAATACGGGGGCTTTGTTGTTAATGGCTCACTACGTATTAAAAATGCTTCCGGACATAGAGCGGCCAGCATTAATTTCTCAAATCCCGATCACCGACAGCCCAAATCATGCTTTTATGCTGGATTTAGGTGCCAATGTTTTTTGTGATTCAAATACCTTGTTCCAATTTGCGGTGATGGGATCTGTCCTAGCCGAGGAAGTTGACGATATAGAACGCCCTAAAATTGCCTTACTGAATATGGGTGAGGAAGATATAAAAGGCAGTGACCACATAAAACAAACGGCTAACTTGCTCAAAGATCACCCAGAACTTAATTACGTAGGGTTTATTGAAGGCGATGATATATTTTCAGGCAAAGCCGATGTTATCGTTTGTGATGGTTTTGTCGGCAACATTGCACTAAAAACTTGTGAAGGGGTCGCTAAATTGGTGATGAAAAAAGTATTAAAAATCATCAATGAGAGCAAATTCACCCGAATTTTAGGGATTTTGCTTAACCCAACCTTAAAAAAAATCGTAAAAAGGCTGAACCCCGACCAGTATAACGGTGCAAGTCTGATAGGATTACGCGGTATTGTTGTGAAAAGTCATGGCAATGCCAATAAATCTGCATTTTATAATGCGATCCTAGAAGCCGTAAAAGAAGTTGAAAGACAAGTTCCTGAAAAAATTAAAAACAAGATGGAACAAAGTTTACTGAAAAGGTCTTAG